The Xenopus laevis strain J_2021 chromosome 7S, Xenopus_laevis_v10.1, whole genome shotgun sequence genome includes a window with the following:
- the LOC121396545 gene encoding carcinoembryonic antigen-related cell adhesion molecule 8-like — protein sequence MVAASSLTIELIPQCALIGKNVTLSVSEINGMLKSFSWYLGDAPSASNQIINYLVGLTPPTTNGPKHFTDAIGLPNGSLLITNLKEEYSNTYTVQVQADSPDRASADLIVTSEDQCQDQGKTGQIISLLKLPAMLLDLFLDFTYRSPG from the exons ATGGTTGCAGCCAGCAGCCTCACCATTGAGTTGATCCCACAGTGTGCCTTGATCGGCAAGAACGTCACTCTCAGTGTCAGTGAAATAAACGGGATGTTAAAAAGCTTTTCCTGGTATCTAGGAGATGCTCCAAGTGCTTCAAACCAGATAATTAACTACCTTGTAGGGCTTACACCTCCCACCACTAATGGACCCAAACACTTTACTGATGCCATTGGACTTCCAAACGGTTCATTACTGATTACAAACCTGAAGGAAGAATACAGTAATACCTACACAGTCCAGGTACAGGCAGATTCACCGGACCGAGCTTCAGCTGACCTGATTGTGACAA gcGAAGACCAATGCCAAGACCAAGGCAAAACTGGACAGATCATATCCCTGCTGAAATTGCCAGCGATGTTATTGGACTTATTCTTGGATTTCACTTATCGCAGTCCTGGTTAA